In Nicotiana tabacum cultivar K326 chromosome 19, ASM71507v2, whole genome shotgun sequence, one DNA window encodes the following:
- the LOC107790290 gene encoding uncharacterized protein LOC107790290 isoform X1 — MEEAQSFRLHHGGKISWFNSHRVFLNQNHALRKDHKNFLKGQTVKRRPPTFRMGEEILNQISELAIRKVTEMDAEEVNRRICKSCGWKKSIFWDLPYWSSNLIRHNLDVMHIEKNVFDNVFNTVLNVKDNPKARLNMVEYCDRPQLAKNASGSYPKAAYTIDKAATYILFDWVKGLMFPDGYVSNLSRCLYTTKYRLFGMKSHDCHVFMQRLMSIAFHELLPNNVWQAVTELSLFFKDLSSITLRVAEMERLEVDIPQILCKLERIFPPGFFNSMEHLPVHLPYEAGIVGPVQYRWMYPFESAARNDDGGVMKDVEGNLSIFTHRGRLWGEAKKRNLSLDEIKAAQTYILLNCKEVEPFVSMYVERLQEELPNLSQDQIDESLRTYFAEWFKGYVHCNHSENEFLRSLAHGPLISAKYHSMYFVNGYKFHTDCHGSARSTMNSGVCITDLNVGDYYGKIQELKQVEYREEPLKQTVLFKCEWFDPTINVGVKKHNEYKLVDVNHRRRFKKYEPFILAMQATQGCYVSYPSKKKDKDDWLSVLKVKPQNIIQLPDEEAPTISELNLPFQVDEVEVHDRNMNIVVDESILLHDPNGELIEMDEPFDDGLLPEHHETEEEYETEETEEDEEEFEEEIDSD, encoded by the exons ATGGAGGAAGCACAATCTTTTAGATTACATCATGGTGGGAAAATATCTTGGTTTAACAGTCATAGAGTGTTTCTTAACCAAAATCATGCATTAAGGAAAGATCATAAAAACTTTCTTAAAGGTCAGACCGTCAAAAGGCGACCACCAACCTTTAGAATGGGAGAGGAAATTTTGAACCAAATTAGTGAATTGGCGATAAGGAAAGTGACAGAGATGGATGCAGAAGAAGTTAATCGGAGAATATGTAAATCTTGTGGATGGAAAAAAAGTATCTTTTGGGATTTGCCTTATTGGAGTTCCAACTTGATTCGACATAATCTTGACGTCATGCATATTGAAAAGAATGTCTTTGATAATGTTTTTAACACAGTTCTTAATGTTAAAGACAATCCAAAAGCACGTCTAAATATGGTAGAATACTGTGATCGACCTCAGTTGGCAAAGAATGCAAGTGGAAGCTATCCCAAAGCTGCATATACAATAGACAAGGCAGCAACATATATCTTGTTTGATTGGGTGAAAGGTTTGATGTTTCCAGATGggtatgtttcaaatttgagtcGATGTCTATACACTACCAAGTATAGGTTATTTGGCATGAAAAGTCATGATTGCCATGTGTTTATGCAACGATTAATGTCTATTGCCTTTCATGAGCTACTTCCTAATAATGTGTGGCAAGCAGTTACAGAATTAAGCTTATTTTTTAAAGATCTTTCTTCGATCACTCTACGAGTTGCTGAAATGGAGAGATTAGAGGTAGACATCCCACAAATCTTGTGTAAGTTAGAACGTATATTTCCCCCTGGGTTCTTTAACTCAATGGAACATTTACCAGTGCACCTTCCATATGAAGCAGGGATTGTTGGACCTGTACAATACCGATGGATGTATCCTTTCGAGag TGCGGCCCGTAATGATGATGGTGGTGTTATGAAAGATGTTGAAGGAAATTTATCAATATTCACCCATCGAGGTCGACTATGGGGAGaagcaaaaaagagaaatttATCCCTTGACGAAATTAAGGCTGCCCAAACTTATATTCTACTAAATTGTAAagaagttgagccatttgtgag TATGTACGTGGAACGTTTGCAAGAAGAACTCCCGAATCTATCTCAAGATCAAATAGATGAAAGCCTCCGAACATATTTCGCTGAATGGTTCAAGGGATAT GTTCATTGCAATCATAGTGAGAATGAATTCTTGCGGAGTCTTGCTCATGGACCATTAATAAGTGCGAAATACCATTCAATGTATTTTGTTAATGGATACAAATTTCACACTGATTGTCATGGTAGTGCAAGATCAACAATGAATAGTGGAGTTTGTATCACAGATCTAAATGTTGGTGACTACTATGGAAAGATACAAGAGCTTAAACAAGTGGAATACCGTGAAGAACCTTTAAAGCAAACTGTGTTATTCAAATGTGAATGGTTTGACCCAACTATTAATGTAGGTGTTAAAAAGCATAATGAGTACAAATTGGTCGATGTTAACCATCGTCGTCGATTTAAGAAATATGAACCTTTTATTCTTGCGATGCAAGCAACTCAAGGGTGTTATGTGTCTTATCCTAGCAAGAAAAAGGACAAGGATGATTGGTTATCTGTATTAAAAGTCAAACCTCAGAATATTATACAATTACCCGATGAGGAGGCGCCAACAATTTCAGAACTGAACCTCCCGTTCCAAGTTGATGAAGTTGAAGTCCATGATAGAAATATGAATATTGTCGTTGACGAAAGTATACTCTTGCATGATCCAAATGGGGAATTAATTGAAATGGATGAACCGTTTGATGATGGATTATTACCGGAGCATCATGAAACTGAAGAAGAGTATGAAACTGAAGAAACTGAGGAGGATGAGGAAGAGTTTGAAGAAGAAATAGATAGTGACTAG
- the LOC107790290 gene encoding uncharacterized protein LOC107790290 isoform X4 yields MSKISDELVKVLCTFHMKQGLLDLYNTDGCILSRDVEGNLSIFTHRGRLWGEAKKRNLSLDEIKAAQTYILLNCKEVEPFVSMYVERLQEELPNLSQDQIDESLRTYFAEWFKGYVHCNHSENEFLRSLAHGPLISAKYHSMYFVNGYKFHTDCHGSARSTMNSGVCITDLNVGDYYGKIQELKQVEYREEPLKQTVLFKCEWFDPTINVGVKKHNEYKLVDVNHRRRFKKYEPFILAMQATQGCYVSYPSKKKDKDDWLSVLKVKPQNIIQLPDEEAPTISELNLPFQVDEVEVHDRNMNIVVDESILLHDPNGELIEMDEPFDDGLLPEHHETEEEYETEETEEDEEEFEEEIDSD; encoded by the exons TGCACCTTCCATATGAAGCAGGGATTGTTGGACCTGTACAATACCGATGGATGTATCCTTTCGAGag ATGTTGAAGGAAATTTATCAATATTCACCCATCGAGGTCGACTATGGGGAGaagcaaaaaagagaaatttATCCCTTGACGAAATTAAGGCTGCCCAAACTTATATTCTACTAAATTGTAAagaagttgagccatttgtgag TATGTACGTGGAACGTTTGCAAGAAGAACTCCCGAATCTATCTCAAGATCAAATAGATGAAAGCCTCCGAACATATTTCGCTGAATGGTTCAAGGGATAT GTTCATTGCAATCATAGTGAGAATGAATTCTTGCGGAGTCTTGCTCATGGACCATTAATAAGTGCGAAATACCATTCAATGTATTTTGTTAATGGATACAAATTTCACACTGATTGTCATGGTAGTGCAAGATCAACAATGAATAGTGGAGTTTGTATCACAGATCTAAATGTTGGTGACTACTATGGAAAGATACAAGAGCTTAAACAAGTGGAATACCGTGAAGAACCTTTAAAGCAAACTGTGTTATTCAAATGTGAATGGTTTGACCCAACTATTAATGTAGGTGTTAAAAAGCATAATGAGTACAAATTGGTCGATGTTAACCATCGTCGTCGATTTAAGAAATATGAACCTTTTATTCTTGCGATGCAAGCAACTCAAGGGTGTTATGTGTCTTATCCTAGCAAGAAAAAGGACAAGGATGATTGGTTATCTGTATTAAAAGTCAAACCTCAGAATATTATACAATTACCCGATGAGGAGGCGCCAACAATTTCAGAACTGAACCTCCCGTTCCAAGTTGATGAAGTTGAAGTCCATGATAGAAATATGAATATTGTCGTTGACGAAAGTATACTCTTGCATGATCCAAATGGGGAATTAATTGAAATGGATGAACCGTTTGATGATGGATTATTACCGGAGCATCATGAAACTGAAGAAGAGTATGAAACTGAAGAAACTGAGGAGGATGAGGAAGAGTTTGAAGAAGAAATAGATAGTGACTAG
- the LOC107790290 gene encoding uncharacterized protein LOC107790290 isoform X2, with protein sequence MEEAQSFRLHHGGKISWFNSHRVFLNQNHALRKDHKNFLKGQTVKRRPPTFRMGEEILNQISELAIRKVTEMDAEEVNRRICKSCGWKKSIFWDLPYWSSNLIRHNLDVMHIEKNVFDNVFNTVLNVKDNPKARLNMVEYCDRPQLAKNASGSYPKAAYTIDKAATYILFDWVKGLMFPDGYVSNLSRCLYTTKYRLFGMKSHDCHVFMQRLMSIAFHELLPNNVWQAVTELSLFFKDLSSITLRVAEMERLECTFHMKQGLLDLYNTDGCILSRDVEGNLSIFTHRGRLWGEAKKRNLSLDEIKAAQTYILLNCKEVEPFVSMYVERLQEELPNLSQDQIDESLRTYFAEWFKGYVHCNHSENEFLRSLAHGPLISAKYHSMYFVNGYKFHTDCHGSARSTMNSGVCITDLNVGDYYGKIQELKQVEYREEPLKQTVLFKCEWFDPTINVGVKKHNEYKLVDVNHRRRFKKYEPFILAMQATQGCYVSYPSKKKDKDDWLSVLKVKPQNIIQLPDEEAPTISELNLPFQVDEVEVHDRNMNIVVDESILLHDPNGELIEMDEPFDDGLLPEHHETEEEYETEETEEDEEEFEEEIDSD encoded by the exons ATGGAGGAAGCACAATCTTTTAGATTACATCATGGTGGGAAAATATCTTGGTTTAACAGTCATAGAGTGTTTCTTAACCAAAATCATGCATTAAGGAAAGATCATAAAAACTTTCTTAAAGGTCAGACCGTCAAAAGGCGACCACCAACCTTTAGAATGGGAGAGGAAATTTTGAACCAAATTAGTGAATTGGCGATAAGGAAAGTGACAGAGATGGATGCAGAAGAAGTTAATCGGAGAATATGTAAATCTTGTGGATGGAAAAAAAGTATCTTTTGGGATTTGCCTTATTGGAGTTCCAACTTGATTCGACATAATCTTGACGTCATGCATATTGAAAAGAATGTCTTTGATAATGTTTTTAACACAGTTCTTAATGTTAAAGACAATCCAAAAGCACGTCTAAATATGGTAGAATACTGTGATCGACCTCAGTTGGCAAAGAATGCAAGTGGAAGCTATCCCAAAGCTGCATATACAATAGACAAGGCAGCAACATATATCTTGTTTGATTGGGTGAAAGGTTTGATGTTTCCAGATGggtatgtttcaaatttgagtcGATGTCTATACACTACCAAGTATAGGTTATTTGGCATGAAAAGTCATGATTGCCATGTGTTTATGCAACGATTAATGTCTATTGCCTTTCATGAGCTACTTCCTAATAATGTGTGGCAAGCAGTTACAGAATTAAGCTTATTTTTTAAAGATCTTTCTTCGATCACTCTACGAGTTGCTGAAATGGAGAGATTAGAG TGCACCTTCCATATGAAGCAGGGATTGTTGGACCTGTACAATACCGATGGATGTATCCTTTCGAGag ATGTTGAAGGAAATTTATCAATATTCACCCATCGAGGTCGACTATGGGGAGaagcaaaaaagagaaatttATCCCTTGACGAAATTAAGGCTGCCCAAACTTATATTCTACTAAATTGTAAagaagttgagccatttgtgag TATGTACGTGGAACGTTTGCAAGAAGAACTCCCGAATCTATCTCAAGATCAAATAGATGAAAGCCTCCGAACATATTTCGCTGAATGGTTCAAGGGATAT GTTCATTGCAATCATAGTGAGAATGAATTCTTGCGGAGTCTTGCTCATGGACCATTAATAAGTGCGAAATACCATTCAATGTATTTTGTTAATGGATACAAATTTCACACTGATTGTCATGGTAGTGCAAGATCAACAATGAATAGTGGAGTTTGTATCACAGATCTAAATGTTGGTGACTACTATGGAAAGATACAAGAGCTTAAACAAGTGGAATACCGTGAAGAACCTTTAAAGCAAACTGTGTTATTCAAATGTGAATGGTTTGACCCAACTATTAATGTAGGTGTTAAAAAGCATAATGAGTACAAATTGGTCGATGTTAACCATCGTCGTCGATTTAAGAAATATGAACCTTTTATTCTTGCGATGCAAGCAACTCAAGGGTGTTATGTGTCTTATCCTAGCAAGAAAAAGGACAAGGATGATTGGTTATCTGTATTAAAAGTCAAACCTCAGAATATTATACAATTACCCGATGAGGAGGCGCCAACAATTTCAGAACTGAACCTCCCGTTCCAAGTTGATGAAGTTGAAGTCCATGATAGAAATATGAATATTGTCGTTGACGAAAGTATACTCTTGCATGATCCAAATGGGGAATTAATTGAAATGGATGAACCGTTTGATGATGGATTATTACCGGAGCATCATGAAACTGAAGAAGAGTATGAAACTGAAGAAACTGAGGAGGATGAGGAAGAGTTTGAAGAAGAAATAGATAGTGACTAG
- the LOC107790290 gene encoding uncharacterized protein LOC107790290 isoform X5, giving the protein MSKISDELVKGLLDLYNTDGCILSRDVEGNLSIFTHRGRLWGEAKKRNLSLDEIKAAQTYILLNCKEVEPFVSMYVERLQEELPNLSQDQIDESLRTYFAEWFKGYVHCNHSENEFLRSLAHGPLISAKYHSMYFVNGYKFHTDCHGSARSTMNSGVCITDLNVGDYYGKIQELKQVEYREEPLKQTVLFKCEWFDPTINVGVKKHNEYKLVDVNHRRRFKKYEPFILAMQATQGCYVSYPSKKKDKDDWLSVLKVKPQNIIQLPDEEAPTISELNLPFQVDEVEVHDRNMNIVVDESILLHDPNGELIEMDEPFDDGLLPEHHETEEEYETEETEEDEEEFEEEIDSD; this is encoded by the exons GGATTGTTGGACCTGTACAATACCGATGGATGTATCCTTTCGAGag ATGTTGAAGGAAATTTATCAATATTCACCCATCGAGGTCGACTATGGGGAGaagcaaaaaagagaaatttATCCCTTGACGAAATTAAGGCTGCCCAAACTTATATTCTACTAAATTGTAAagaagttgagccatttgtgag TATGTACGTGGAACGTTTGCAAGAAGAACTCCCGAATCTATCTCAAGATCAAATAGATGAAAGCCTCCGAACATATTTCGCTGAATGGTTCAAGGGATAT GTTCATTGCAATCATAGTGAGAATGAATTCTTGCGGAGTCTTGCTCATGGACCATTAATAAGTGCGAAATACCATTCAATGTATTTTGTTAATGGATACAAATTTCACACTGATTGTCATGGTAGTGCAAGATCAACAATGAATAGTGGAGTTTGTATCACAGATCTAAATGTTGGTGACTACTATGGAAAGATACAAGAGCTTAAACAAGTGGAATACCGTGAAGAACCTTTAAAGCAAACTGTGTTATTCAAATGTGAATGGTTTGACCCAACTATTAATGTAGGTGTTAAAAAGCATAATGAGTACAAATTGGTCGATGTTAACCATCGTCGTCGATTTAAGAAATATGAACCTTTTATTCTTGCGATGCAAGCAACTCAAGGGTGTTATGTGTCTTATCCTAGCAAGAAAAAGGACAAGGATGATTGGTTATCTGTATTAAAAGTCAAACCTCAGAATATTATACAATTACCCGATGAGGAGGCGCCAACAATTTCAGAACTGAACCTCCCGTTCCAAGTTGATGAAGTTGAAGTCCATGATAGAAATATGAATATTGTCGTTGACGAAAGTATACTCTTGCATGATCCAAATGGGGAATTAATTGAAATGGATGAACCGTTTGATGATGGATTATTACCGGAGCATCATGAAACTGAAGAAGAGTATGAAACTGAAGAAACTGAGGAGGATGAGGAAGAGTTTGAAGAAGAAATAGATAGTGACTAG
- the LOC107790290 gene encoding uncharacterized protein LOC107790290 isoform X3, translating into MEEAQSFRLHHGGKISWFNSHRVFLNQNHALRKDHKNFLKGQTVKRRPPTFRMGEEILNQISELAIRKVTEMDAEEVNRRICKSCGWKKSIFWDLPYWSSNLIRHNLDVMHIEKNVFDNVFNTVLNVKDNPKARLNMVEYCDRPQLAKNASGSYPKAAYTIDKAATYILFDWVKGLMFPDGYVSNLSRCLYTTKYRLFGMKSHDCHVFMQRLMSIAFHELLPNNVWQAVTELSLFFKDLSSITLRVAEMERLEGLLDLYNTDGCILSRDVEGNLSIFTHRGRLWGEAKKRNLSLDEIKAAQTYILLNCKEVEPFVSMYVERLQEELPNLSQDQIDESLRTYFAEWFKGYVHCNHSENEFLRSLAHGPLISAKYHSMYFVNGYKFHTDCHGSARSTMNSGVCITDLNVGDYYGKIQELKQVEYREEPLKQTVLFKCEWFDPTINVGVKKHNEYKLVDVNHRRRFKKYEPFILAMQATQGCYVSYPSKKKDKDDWLSVLKVKPQNIIQLPDEEAPTISELNLPFQVDEVEVHDRNMNIVVDESILLHDPNGELIEMDEPFDDGLLPEHHETEEEYETEETEEDEEEFEEEIDSD; encoded by the exons ATGGAGGAAGCACAATCTTTTAGATTACATCATGGTGGGAAAATATCTTGGTTTAACAGTCATAGAGTGTTTCTTAACCAAAATCATGCATTAAGGAAAGATCATAAAAACTTTCTTAAAGGTCAGACCGTCAAAAGGCGACCACCAACCTTTAGAATGGGAGAGGAAATTTTGAACCAAATTAGTGAATTGGCGATAAGGAAAGTGACAGAGATGGATGCAGAAGAAGTTAATCGGAGAATATGTAAATCTTGTGGATGGAAAAAAAGTATCTTTTGGGATTTGCCTTATTGGAGTTCCAACTTGATTCGACATAATCTTGACGTCATGCATATTGAAAAGAATGTCTTTGATAATGTTTTTAACACAGTTCTTAATGTTAAAGACAATCCAAAAGCACGTCTAAATATGGTAGAATACTGTGATCGACCTCAGTTGGCAAAGAATGCAAGTGGAAGCTATCCCAAAGCTGCATATACAATAGACAAGGCAGCAACATATATCTTGTTTGATTGGGTGAAAGGTTTGATGTTTCCAGATGggtatgtttcaaatttgagtcGATGTCTATACACTACCAAGTATAGGTTATTTGGCATGAAAAGTCATGATTGCCATGTGTTTATGCAACGATTAATGTCTATTGCCTTTCATGAGCTACTTCCTAATAATGTGTGGCAAGCAGTTACAGAATTAAGCTTATTTTTTAAAGATCTTTCTTCGATCACTCTACGAGTTGCTGAAATGGAGAGATTAGAG GGATTGTTGGACCTGTACAATACCGATGGATGTATCCTTTCGAGag ATGTTGAAGGAAATTTATCAATATTCACCCATCGAGGTCGACTATGGGGAGaagcaaaaaagagaaatttATCCCTTGACGAAATTAAGGCTGCCCAAACTTATATTCTACTAAATTGTAAagaagttgagccatttgtgag TATGTACGTGGAACGTTTGCAAGAAGAACTCCCGAATCTATCTCAAGATCAAATAGATGAAAGCCTCCGAACATATTTCGCTGAATGGTTCAAGGGATAT GTTCATTGCAATCATAGTGAGAATGAATTCTTGCGGAGTCTTGCTCATGGACCATTAATAAGTGCGAAATACCATTCAATGTATTTTGTTAATGGATACAAATTTCACACTGATTGTCATGGTAGTGCAAGATCAACAATGAATAGTGGAGTTTGTATCACAGATCTAAATGTTGGTGACTACTATGGAAAGATACAAGAGCTTAAACAAGTGGAATACCGTGAAGAACCTTTAAAGCAAACTGTGTTATTCAAATGTGAATGGTTTGACCCAACTATTAATGTAGGTGTTAAAAAGCATAATGAGTACAAATTGGTCGATGTTAACCATCGTCGTCGATTTAAGAAATATGAACCTTTTATTCTTGCGATGCAAGCAACTCAAGGGTGTTATGTGTCTTATCCTAGCAAGAAAAAGGACAAGGATGATTGGTTATCTGTATTAAAAGTCAAACCTCAGAATATTATACAATTACCCGATGAGGAGGCGCCAACAATTTCAGAACTGAACCTCCCGTTCCAAGTTGATGAAGTTGAAGTCCATGATAGAAATATGAATATTGTCGTTGACGAAAGTATACTCTTGCATGATCCAAATGGGGAATTAATTGAAATGGATGAACCGTTTGATGATGGATTATTACCGGAGCATCATGAAACTGAAGAAGAGTATGAAACTGAAGAAACTGAGGAGGATGAGGAAGAGTTTGAAGAAGAAATAGATAGTGACTAG